The genomic DNA TCGATGATGACTCGAGTCAAGCCGCCACTGCCACTTGCTCGCTGGATCGACGAAGTGGTCATCCAGTAATTCGAGAGTTGCAGATACGCGATCACGCTCGGCCTGCCTGAACCAGGTAGGGAGAAAGACGAACGGATGCGGATTGCGTGTTTAATTTTGGATGTTCGCGTTAGGACCGCGTGTCCTAAAATCTATCGCGGCGCACGCGACAAGAGCATGGAAAACAAGACAAAAAGTAAACAGCAGGACGTGTACGGTTCATCAACTTAATTAGTTGCATGCCGAATTTGCTACGATTTTGTGTAAAATTACCCATGTAAAAAATACGTAACCCATATATACTTATAAATTACTCACCACCGCTATTACAAGAAGGTTAACATAAACTACTTCTAAacctatatatttatatatcaCCAGTCGTTGCTATTATAAAAAAGAATAATCTAAAATGCCACAAAAGAAGGCAAGATAACTTAATTGGCATGTAATTAAGAGGTCAACGTTGCAATTCAAATGGTCTTTGGGTTGATGTAAAATGTAACAATATAATAAAATTATAAATATACCTAGCCATCATTTGGGTGACTCAAATGTGGATCGTCAAGATAAGATATGGGAGCATGTATCTATGATCTTGGACTTTCATTGTCCAAGGTTACAGTGCCAATAAATCAGAGAACTTTCCATTAATTTTTACACTGGACAGGTGTGTGCACAtgcgtgttttttttttgggggtgggggggggggggctaagCCCCCTTCTGTCACGCTCACGACTGAACATACACAGAGCTAATTGCCATGCTTGAACCTTGGACTAGACGAGTCTAAGGCATACCTTGCAATCGAAGATGGTGAAGGTATGATTTTTTGGTAGCAATGTAAGACTATGATATATGTCTCCGGTGTAAATAATATCTGACCAATATAACAATAAGTTGAGGACTAGCTATTTTGAActcatggaaaaaaaatcagaatacatactccctccgttcctgcTTATAAGGTGCACaagcatatcaagattcaaagtttaaaactttgaccaataatttaggtgatgattttttattttttaatgcaAATTTGACATGGtgggatttgtaatcaaatgtactctccaatgattataagtttataaccataaataatttaatataatataaatgaACAGTCAAAATCTAATTTAGGAGACCGTGCCACGTCATACTACACCTTATAAACAGGAACGGAGGGGGTAATTACTAATTCTATGTAGCGTTAGGAATGCGGTGTGGAAGCCCTAACTAGCTATAGATGGTGGAGTTGCTGACTACGGAACCATGAACTGCCATGCGTGTTGTATCAATTTCAACACTGTGTTAACTCTACTAGCTCGAACAATTTGCGTGAGTATGTAACCATCGTTTTAGAATCAAAGTCCCCGGCGCGGCCCGTATAGTATGCCAAAGAGTAAAGATTACCGGAGGGCAAGTTTGGAAGACCGCACCTAACAAGGGGAATCATGCAAAGCAAAGCCCTTTTGGCGCCTTACCCCTTCGAGAGACCTCCTCGTCGTGACTTCCAACAAAGAATGATGCGCTTATGCTAATTAAGCAGATCATTAGATCACCCTTGATTTAAGTATTGGTACGGTCCCCTGCCCGCCCCTCCACGTACACCTCATCTACATTGCGTAGAGCCGTAGCCGAGCTCCCGCGCCACGATAGTTTATGCGCTCCCCCCCTGTCTCTTTGGCGCCCTCCCGATCCTCTTCTCCATCGACCCCCGCCTCGTCACCTAATCACCCAACGAAAAGCACCAACACAATCGCATCACCCAGTGCATCAGCAAGACACAGCGGTAGCTAGTTAAACAACTCGTAGATGTCCATGTCCTTGTTGCTGTGCCCCGCGCATGCCACAGCAGGGGATCGGATGACATCCATGGTGCGCCGATGGGTGCCCGCCGGGCCAATCGCGACGCGCCACCCGCCGGACCGGTCGatcggccgccgcgcgccgggcAGCAGCGACGTCGCCCGTAAAATAACGTGGCTGCTATTTCGGGCAAGCGATCGAGCACGTACGGCCTGGCAGGGGGGCTGGTGGCGCCGGGGGTTATTTTATGCGCGCATCGCCGTCGTCGAGCGTGGGTGCGGCGACTTTGGGCGCCTCACGCCGGCGACAGGTGTCGCGCGATCCGGCGGAGGACCACCGCGCCCTTGTTTAATCCCGTCGCCAACTCCGGCGCGCATAAAGCCCCGGCCCCGGACCACAGGGACAAGGCCAGCTCGATCCCCCCCGGcgtatatatactatatatataatcacTCCATATCACCACTACTATAATTATCTAGGGAGGGAGGGTTAGCAGCTTGGCTAGCCTTGCAGTACATGTTACGgccgggccggggccgggggctaGCTTTCATTATTCGCGTTGGCTAGCTTTTCTCCGTGTGTCTGGTTGCATGTCGTTTGCTCTAGGCCACTGCACGTAGGCGGCATCCCATTCGAGCCGGGGGGTTTGATTAGTGGTTTCCGTGGCGTGATCTGGCCGAGGCCAAGGGTTATGTTAAATTGTTAATGCCTGTGTGCGGTGAAATGAAGCATCCATCgacaattttattttctctgTGCGGTGGTGTGATGAAGCATTGGTCTACAAGTCTCCCTCTGCTCACTTTGCGATCCAGAAGGCTCTCGAAAAGCCCCCTGCTTACAAATATACAAAGCCCCCAAAAGCTGGGCGCGCGTATGTGTGTGTATTTTTGGATTGGGGGTATGTTTATACTCCAAGCAAGCTCATCATCGGTCATGGATCACGGGACttgggagctaaaagtagaAAGCAAGATACGGTCCCCGGCACAAAGCTGGTCTAGTTAATTAGTTGCACTAGGTATGGCAACAGTCACGTCCGCCAAATGGGGTGGGAGAATTTGAGAGAAATGCTAAAGCGTGATGGGGCACTAAAAGGTCGCTCTCGATCGTGACCTGCTTTACAGCAGCTCAAGGACAAAGGTAAACTGCACTAGCTAGGAGGAGGGGTAATAACTTTGTTTGGTCACTCGCTCTCAGAACCGAATACACGTTTCCTCATTCTCCACATTCTCTGTGGTTTTAATTTACACTCAGATACGTTCTTCGAACAAAGTTTCTTTGCTTGCAAATTAAGTCGCTTGCCATTCTTAGAAGACCTAATAATATAAAAAACAAAACAATCTGTCTTTGTCTACTACTCGGTCGTCATGTGTACATGTCTTCAATTGTACACATCTTATTACATTCATGAttgcagaagaggaagaaaaacattTTTACATCGTTCTGTATTATTGTATGTGTAAAGGCCACACGGTAACCTATAAGTATATGTGTACAGTACTCTTTGTGTACAGTTCTTTGCCCCTTGGGACTGTGCTAAAAAGTAATAACTCTTTCACCATTATTCAATGAAATTGCCACTATCCTGTGCCGGTTAGTACAAAGGACTTCTCGCTTATGTATACGTGTTGTGACTCTTGTGATGTCTATGAGCAGAAAgtaatgcttttttttttcaaggcaCTGTAGAAtttttttgcttttgttttCTAGTAATAGAATTAAAACATTATTTTACCAATTAGCGGATGTTTGGTTGCTGGCCATGCCTCGCCATGCGGCGATCCCAAAAAACAAAGGTTGTGCTTGGTTGGTGCCAAACCTGTGGCTGCAACAGCGTTTTCAGTTGATTTTGCTACCAAACTTGGGGCGCTTATTTTTACCACGAACCTTTGGCGCCGCCACAGATGAGTGTGGCCAGTTAGGGCTGGCTACCAAACACGCTCTTAATGATGTTATTTTTTAGTAGTAGACGACGTGCCCGCCGATAGCGAGGTGCCCAAGATCTCTTAGATGTGCTCATAGTGTTAGGATTACATGTGTACGTTCATAGCAGCTAGTGTGCATGCGTGTATATGAGCGTCCGTGTTTGTAATATGTTTGTAAAAATGGTTATATGGAATCCACAATGACGCGTCTGTTTGActtggtaaaaaaaagaaatgcaaacTAAACAGTAGAAAATATCTAAAGTTTTTTAAAGAACTTTTCTCGAATACCATGGCCCACCCCTTGCTAAGCAAATGTTCAACATATTTGGGGTAATTAACTTCGTCAAAGAAACAATTTTATATAATATGGTTAGTTGCAGAATGCATATACTGCGTTTAAAGGAAAAACAAGGTAGTAAGAAACATCTTTATCTTGGATAAGAATCTAGGCCCTTCATGAGGAGCTAAGAACCACTTCTGCTGGGTTGACATTCTGATGCCCTGGAGGCAGCAAGTTCTTGGGGGGCAATCCCGGCTAGCTAGATAGACGACGTTAAAGTAGAAAACAAACTAGTGGCATCTGTTCCATCTTGTACGTAGCAGCCTGATCCCTCCACGAGTACATGGCATCCCCTTCGAGCTTTTAGCGTAAAAGGGACGCCAGAATCTTGCTGGCAAATAATGACAAGCACCTTAGGAGAACAATGTACTTTTATCTCTAAGTAAAAGCCCAAAGGCGAATAATTGACCCACACCAAACATTTGGACCAAATGTTGTGGCCCCATCTAAAAAATGATAGCCCGGCCCATAAGTCAGGCCCACTAAGTACACCATCGTCGAAAATTCTCAATGCGGCATCCGTAAATTGTCGATTCTGGCCTTGTGGAGTTGTGGGAGTTTGACGCATGCATGCGCTCTTCTTTCTCCAGGCTCCCATGGCCGTCCCTAAAACACGCCACGCTCGTCGAcccgctccctccctctccgTTCGTGGCTTCGTGCACGGCGCATGCGACAATTCTATCTACGCCAAGCGCATGTGGCACCGGCATTCCTCACCCACGGCCACGGGCGAGTGCCGTGACACGAACCAAGAACATACTACGTGACCAATGCAACTCGATCGATCCGCCATGGCTGCCTCCGTGGCCCTCGCCGTCGTTGCCATTTCCCTCGCCGCCACTCTCCCCGTTGCCCGCGCCGAGATCAAGAAGACGTCCATCGCCTCCGACTCGCGCTCCGTCATCCTGTTCGAGGAGTTCGGCTtcaggcgcggcggccgcgccgccgtcacGGCCACCGGCGTCTCGTGGAAGGTCCCCGAGGGGTCCCAGATCAAGTCGGCGGACCCGACCCTGATGGGCTTCTTCCTCATCTCCAACTCCCTCTTCTACAAGATCAACAACGAGTCCGACTACGCCGAGGCCACCGGCACCGCCTTCTGCCCGCTCACCAGCAAGTACGTGCAGCCGCTGTTCCGGTTCAAGGAGATCGCGCCCGACGGCACCGGGAAGGGCTCCCTGACCATCGACGCCGACGACCAGTACACGGTGCTGTTCAGCAGCTGCCAGGAGGGCGTCGAGGTCACCATGGAGGTGCGCACCGAGATGTTCAACGTGCGCCGCTCCGGCGCCAAGGAGTACCTGCCCGTCGgcctgctgccgctgccagGGATCTTCGCCGCCGCGTCGGTCGTGCACTTCGTGTTCCTGGGCGGCTGGCTGTTCGTCTGCGCCAAGCACTGCAAGACCGCCGAGCGCATCCACGCCGTCATGGGCGCGCTGCTGCTGTTCAAGGCGCTCAAGCTCGCGTGCGCCGCCGAGGACCAGTGGTACGTCGAGCGCACCGGCACGCCGCACGGGTGGGACGTCGCCTTCTACGTGTTCGGCTTCTTCAAAGGCATCCTGCTCTTCACCGTCATCGTCCTCATCGGCACCGGTTGGTCCTTCTTGAAGCCATACCTCCAGGTGCGCCCATGTCTGATGCGATCAAATGATCAATGGCCATGCCCTGACGGTGGCACGCACTGACACCCGTATTGTGCGCGCAGGAGCGCGAGAAGAACGTGCTGATGATCATCATACCCCTGCAAGTGATCGAGAACATCGCGTCGGCGGTGATCGGGGAGacggggccggcggggcgggACTGGCTGGCGTGGAACCAGATCTTCCTGCTCGTGGACGTGATCTGCTGCTGCGCTGTGTTCTTCCCCATCATCTGGTCCATCCGGAACCTGCGGGAGGCGTCCAAGACCGACGGCAAGGCGGCGCGGAACCTCCAGAAGCT from Setaria italica strain Yugu1 chromosome VII, Setaria_italica_v2.0, whole genome shotgun sequence includes the following:
- the LOC101764944 gene encoding protein GPR107, producing the protein MQLDRSAMAASVALAVVAISLAATLPVARAEIKKTSIASDSRSVILFEEFGFRRGGRAAVTATGVSWKVPEGSQIKSADPTLMGFFLISNSLFYKINNESDYAEATGTAFCPLTSKYVQPLFRFKEIAPDGTGKGSLTIDADDQYTVLFSSCQEGVEVTMEVRTEMFNVRRSGAKEYLPVGLLPLPGIFAAASVVHFVFLGGWLFVCAKHCKTAERIHAVMGALLLFKALKLACAAEDQWYVERTGTPHGWDVAFYVFGFFKGILLFTVIVLIGTGWSFLKPYLQEREKNVLMIIIPLQVIENIASAVIGETGPAGRDWLAWNQIFLLVDVICCCAVFFPIIWSIRNLREASKTDGKAARNLQKLTLFKQFYLVVVCYLYFTRIAASAVAAVLSYKYQWVVNVSIETASLAFYVFVFYNFQPVEKNPYLYVGDDEEEAAGGQLEMESTFEI